In Capillimicrobium parvum, a genomic segment contains:
- a CDS encoding alpha/beta hydrolase: protein MLRVIAAHPSRELRELAAELAALPVPETIEEEHASWNRICAALDAAPDATWEEVDADGVPCVWTSAGPSDACTILYCHGGAFAIGSPWHNRDMMSRIARAAGGRVLGVDYRLAPEHPFPAALDDTVAACRWLLESGVDPATVVLAGDSCGANLVLGAALRARDTGLPLPAAIAAISPWVDLTQAGWSYETNAARDPFVTKDSMDYLAASYLAGASAEDPAASQLFADLAGLPPVLVQVGAGEALLAESVSLVERLGRAGGFATLEIWPHGVHVWPMWAARVPEAQAAIERLAAFAVSAVAGAATASRVP, encoded by the coding sequence GTGCTGCGCGTGATCGCGGCGCACCCGAGCCGCGAGCTGCGCGAGCTCGCGGCCGAGCTCGCCGCGCTTCCGGTGCCGGAGACCATCGAGGAGGAGCACGCCTCGTGGAACCGGATCTGCGCGGCGCTCGACGCGGCGCCCGACGCGACGTGGGAGGAGGTCGACGCGGACGGCGTGCCGTGCGTGTGGACGTCGGCCGGCCCCAGCGACGCGTGCACGATCCTCTACTGCCACGGCGGCGCCTTCGCGATCGGCTCGCCGTGGCACAACCGCGACATGATGTCGCGCATCGCCCGGGCCGCCGGCGGCCGCGTCCTCGGCGTCGACTACCGGCTGGCGCCGGAGCACCCGTTTCCCGCGGCGCTCGACGACACGGTCGCCGCGTGCCGCTGGCTGCTCGAGTCGGGCGTCGATCCGGCGACCGTCGTGCTCGCCGGCGACTCCTGTGGCGCGAACCTCGTCCTCGGCGCTGCGCTGCGCGCGCGCGACACGGGCCTGCCCCTGCCCGCGGCGATCGCGGCCATCTCGCCGTGGGTCGACCTCACGCAGGCCGGGTGGTCGTACGAGACGAACGCGGCCCGCGATCCGTTCGTGACGAAGGACTCGATGGACTACCTCGCGGCGTCCTACCTGGCCGGCGCGAGCGCTGAGGACCCGGCGGCGTCCCAGCTGTTCGCCGACCTGGCCGGCCTGCCGCCCGTCCTCGTCCAGGTCGGAGCGGGCGAGGCCTTGCTCGCGGAGTCCGTCTCGCTCGTCGAGCGCCTCGGGCGCGCCGGCGGCTTCGCGACCCTCGAGATCTGGCCGCACGGCGTGCACGTCTGGCCCATGTGGGCCGCGCGCGTGCCCGAGGCCCAGGCGGCGATCGAGCGCCTGGCCGCCTTCGCCGTGTCCGCCGTCGCCGGTGCGGCGACGGCGTCCCGAGTCCCCTGA